Proteins encoded together in one Branchiostoma lanceolatum isolate klBraLanc5 chromosome 11, klBraLanc5.hap2, whole genome shotgun sequence window:
- the LOC136445372 gene encoding complement factor H-related protein 1-like, with protein MSRLAVGVLLLAAVGLLGPRPVRADDSDEGHGHHEDEHQEKHVYGCPDGYEEFEGHCYYFSGDTKATYSDAAAQCAAQDGRLATPDCHNEHAADFFYRTVAWISRETEEDCSTKESPPESQLPFICMYAPTCDEPPAENNTVISGCDAPYDQQEVCSYACAPGYHMYEGTESSATSTCLDGNWHGPLMECNENCPDPTLNEGVTMKGESCQAPYITGDICFLECEEGDPLEGDHDMSCFDGKWIHAATGMAVIPIVCPPPI; from the exons ATGTCTCGTCTTGCGGTCGGTGTTCTTCTCCTGGCGGCCGTCGGGCTGTTGGGTCCCCGCCCGGTCCGTGCAGACGACTCGGACGAGGGGCACGGACACCACGAAGACGAACATCAGGAGAAACACGTATACG GATGTCCGGACGGTTACGAAGAGTTCGAAGGGCACTGTTACTACTTCTCGGGGGACACGAAGGCGACTTACTCGGACGCCGCCGCTCAGTGCGCGGCGCAGGACGGCCGGCTGGCCACGCCCGACTGTCATAACGAGCACGCCGCTGACTTCTTCTACAGAACAGT CGCCTGGATCAGTCGGGAAACCGAGGAAGACTGCAGCACAAAAGAGTCGCCACCAGA GTCCCAGCTGCCCTTCATCTGTATGTACGCACCAA CATGCGATGAGCCGCCAGCTGAGAATAACACCGTCATCTCCGGATGTGACGCACCCTACGACCAACAGGAGGTCTGCAGCTACGCATGCGCGCCGGGGTACCACATGTACGAGGGGACAGAGTCGTCTGCAACCTCGACCTGTCTGGACGGAAATTGGCACGGACCCTTAATGGAATGCAATG AGAACTGCCCTGATCCAACTCTGAACGAGGGAGTCACCATGAAGGGCGAGAGCTGCCAAGCACCCTACATCACCGGGGACATTTGCTTCCTTGAATGCGAGGAGGGTGATCCTCTAGAGGGCGACCATGACATGTCGTGTTTCGACGGCAAATGGATTCATGCAGCCACAGGCATGGCAGTGATCCCCATCGTCT GTCCTCCGCCGATATAA
- the LOC136444883 gene encoding ankyrin repeat domain-containing protein 34B-like, whose amino-acid sequence MSLNTALSAGRYRHFRYLLGAGADVNSRGADGTTPLMLCCHLPNEHVAYRAACCLLRRGADVGTKDRAGRNALLHACVTGRRANIELFLQPGCLDYDLNDTDKSGNTALHYTVVFGNPEIVQLVVTVLKKYNLRLHIRNNSGLTPYCLAIKKGLKECADMISPVMQVNPPTQESVSRASSCEPVRRLCRVESAREGIQKHPDLELLRGKDVVFMDSSPLWDMRKSREAFLAQKNPTRKTSAGKKTRNDSPVRAVDRKGSETTSADRVRQLLHIQAMDRLPTFRKAAVPPTDLDTWGRPLGTPISEETPSNDQNILKVFSLLASKASVPPSRAESEPNLLKGWKRSAFVSRRRTYSTSTSQSGTQRSGSDRPASDAAGTRSRRLVRDVFSSASNVNDVKSTS is encoded by the coding sequence ATGTCTTTGAACACGGCGTTATCCGCGGGAAGGTACCGGCACTTCCGCTACCTCCTGGGCGCGGGGGCTGACGTGAACTCCCGGGGAGCAGACGGCACCACGCCGCTCATGCTGTGCTGCCACCTGCCGAACGAGCACGTCGCCTACCGCGCCGCCTGCTGCCTACTCCGCCGGGGCGCCGACGTCGGGACCAAGGACCGTGCCGGGAGGAACGCTCTGCTGCACGCCTGCGTGACGGGACGCCGCGCTAACATCGAGCTGTTCCTCCAGCCTGGCTGCTTAGACTACGATCTGAACGACACGGATAAGAGTGGGAACACGGCTCTACATTACACCGTGGTGTTCGGAAACCCCGAGATAGTCCAACTGGTGGTTACGGTACTGAAGAAGTACAACCTCCGCCTCCACATACGAAACAACAGCGGTTTGACTCCGTACTGTCTGGCGATCAAGAAGGGTTTGAAGGAGTGTGCAGATATGATATCGCCTGTCATGCAGGTTAACCCACCCACACAAGAGTCCGTCAGTCGAGCGTCTTCATGTGAGCCAGTCCGTAGACTATGTCGCGTAGAGTCAGCGAGGGAAGGAATTCAAAAGCACCCAGATCTGGAGTTGTTACGAGGGAAGGATGTTGTTTTCATGGATAGTTCCCCACTGTGGGACATGAGGAAGTCAAGAGAGGCCTTCCTCGCACAGAAGAACCCCACCAGAAAGACCAGCGCCGGTAAAAAGACTAGGAACGACTCTCCCGTAAGAGCAGTCGACAGGAAAGGTAGTGAAACGACTTCAGCCGATCGAGTCCGACAGTTGTTACATATCCAGGCGATGGATCGACTCCCGACGTTCAGGAAAGCCGCCGTGCCGCCGACCGATCTGGACACTTGGGGCCGTCCGCTCGGAACCCCCATATCTGAAGAAACTCCTTCTAACGACCAAAACATTCTTAAAGTCTTCTCGTTGTTGGCGTCGAAAGCGAGCGTGCCACCTTCTCGCGCAGAGAGTGAACCAAACCTGTTAAAGGGCTGGAAGAGATCGGCGTTTGTGTCGCGGAGAAGAACCTATAGTACGAGTACTTCACAGTCAGGCACGCAGCGATCTGGCTCGGACAGGCCGGCATCAGACGCCGCCGGCACCCGCAGCCGTCGACTAGTAAGGGACGTCTTCTCCTCTGCGTCTAACGTCAACGACGTCAAGTCCACGTCATAG
- the LOC136444895 gene encoding tripartite motif-containing protein 2-like has product MASKMASDDFDDQFLTCPVCMLHFRDPKVLPCLHTFCKGCLEEWGTKQQPLECPTCRTQVSLPDQGVDGLRTNFYVNNLLDFAAAKKGAEPGVPCQVCEGNVEGSKSWCTDCAMLLCESCMAMHRMIPATRDHELVLQEAMKAKDGVDSFQRKRHCDKHKNQELVFYCESCNALVCTACTVIDHRPGKDHNPVEIATVAQKKKEKLQELLQGIDPRLKEIQSSLEEIDSKIAKLIPSKEAATAQAKAYFRQLVDLLYKREKEILSRIDEQCQVDGKALQTKKEAIEFELVGLTSAQTFCQQAVEHGSDVHILEVGNQVQTRVETLLTKELDLESNWSEFQFVENTTVADFVDHAKDLGGVKTKVDASKCKVVVKPAVQDFRCVAVLTTKNKEERPCGTNSKAVTANMKDPSGANLPTRVQMKGGGECEISYIAKVTGTHRLEVKVNSQQVAGSPFDMTVQSRDTPVLTIVRQGSGVGELGSPVGVAVDKDGNIAVVEQGNNRVQIFDPKTGHSLRSFPVKGERPFGIDVDSDGRLVVTSCGKSYGVRRYSKEGELLNTIKPGCMEHPLGMTVLKDGRMLVADKIQHSCLLLQPDGSLIREIGKEHLKNPWFIVVDDSRDLILVSDYSAKKVFAFDLEGEFKFSFGEKGQSEGQFENPSGITLDPAGNIIVVNHGDGRVQVYGPDGTFIRTVATVKGGRPNGITLTPDGYLAVACYRYFEHERNVLVLLMYYNQLY; this is encoded by the coding sequence ATGGCAAGTAAGATGGCAAGCGACGACTTTGACGACCAATTCCTGACATGCCCAGTTTGTATGCTGCACTTCCGGGACCCCAAAGTTCTGCCATGtttgcatacattttgtaagggTTGTCTCGAAGAATGGGGTACAAAACAACAGCCGCTGGAGTGTCCAACCTGCCGCACACAGGTCAGTCTACCAGACCAAGGCGTGGATGGACTCAGGACCAACTTCTACGTCAACAACTTGCTGGATTTTGCGGCGGCCAAGAAAGGGGCGGAGCCAGGTGTGCCGTGCCAGGTGTGCGAGGGGAATGTGGAGGGGTCAAAGTCGTGGTGTACGGATTGTGCCATGTTACTGTGTGAGTCTTGTATGGCCATGCACCGCATGATTCCAGCTACAAGAGACCATGAACTGGTTCTGCAAGAAGCTATGAAGGCAAAAGATGGCGTGGATAGCTTTCAGCGCAAAAGGCACTGCGACAAACACAAGAACCAAGAACTTGTGTTCTACTGTGAGAGTTGTAACGCTTTGGTTTGTACAGCATGTACCGTAATCGACCACCGACCGGGCAAAGATCACAACCCAGTAGAGATTGCCACCGTCGctcagaagaagaaagaaaagctACAAGAACTGCTACAAGGCATAGACCCACGTCTGAAGGAAATACAATCATCTCTCGAGGAAATTGATAGCAAGATAGCAAAGTTAATCCCCTCTAAAGAAGCAGCCACAGCACAAGCCAAGGCTTATTTCCGCCAACTTGTTGACCTTCTGTACAAACGTGAAAAGGAGATTTTAAGCCGGATTGACGAACAATGCCAGGTCGACGGCAAGGCTCTACAGACAAAGAAGGAAGCGATAGAGTTTGAGTTGGTCGGACTGACGAGCGCACAAACGTTCTGTCAACAAGCTGTAGAACACGGAAGTGACGTGCACATTCTGGAGGTGGGAAACCAAGTCCAAACACGGGTAGAAACTCTACTGACGAAAGAGCTGGACCTGGAGTCCAACTGGAGCGAGTTTCAGTTCGTCGAGAACACGACTGTTGCGGACTTTGTGGACCACGCAAAAGATTTGGGTGGGGTGAAAACGAAGGTCGACGCTTCGAAGTGCAAAGTTGTTGTAAAGCCAGCGGTTCAGGATTTTCGTTGTGTCGCCGTTCTGACGACAAAAAACAAAGAGGAGCGTCCGTGCGGAACAAACAGTAAAGCCGTCACAGCCAACATGAAGGACCCGTCAGGAGCAAATCTACCGACACGAGTACAGATGAAGGGCGGTGGAGAGTGTGAAATTTCGTACATAGCCAAGGTCACGGGTACCCATCGGTTAGAAGTCAAGGTGAACTCGCAACAGGTGGCAGGAAGTCCGTTTGATATGACTGTGCAGAGTAGGGACACACCTGTGTTAACTATCGTCCGGCAGGGTAGTGGGGTGGGGGAACTGGGGTCGCCGGTAGGTGTCGCGGTTGATAAGGACGGCAACATTGCTGTGGTGGAGCAGGGGAACAATCGTGTTCAGATATTTGATCCAAAAACAGGTCACTCTCTGCGTAGCTTTCCTGTAAAAGGCGAGAGGCCATTCGGTATTGATGTGGACTCAGACGGGAGGTTGGTGGTGACATCGTGTGGTAAAAGTTACGGAGTAAGACGTTACTCAAAAGAAGGCGAACTTTTGAACACAATCAAGCCGGGCTGCATGGAACATCCACTTGGCATGACAGTTCTGAAAGACGGCCGCATGTTGGTGGCAGACAAAATTCAACATTCCTGTCTCCTCCTGCAGCCTGACGGGAGCCTCATCCGGGAGATCGGCAAGGAACACTTAAAGAACCCATGGTTCATAGTGGTGGACGACTCACGTGATCTGATTTTAGTCTCAGATTACAGTGCCAAAAAAGTGTTTGCGTTTGACCTTGAGGGGGAGTTCAAGTTCAGTTTTGGCGAGAAAGGTCAGAGTGAGGGACAGTTTGAGAATCCATCCGGTATAACGTTAGACCCGGCAGGTAACATCATTGTTGTGAACCATGGTGACGGCCGTGTACAGGTGTACGGGCCAGACGGGACGTTCATTCGGACTGTGGCGACAGTTAAGGGTGGAAGGCCTAACGGGATAACGCTAACTCCCGATGGTTACCTAGCTGTGGCGTGTTACCGGTATTTTGAACATGAAAGAAATGTACTGGTACTTCTGATGTATTACAATCAGCTTTACTGA
- the LOC136445446 gene encoding tripartite motif-containing protein 2-like, with translation MASKIEGSADFDDQFLTCPVCMLHFRDPRILPCLHTFCKECLEEWATKQQPLECPTCRTQVSLPDQGVNGLRTNFYVNNLLDFAAAKKGAEPGVPCQVCEGGQGEAKAWCADCAVLLCESCTAMHHKIPGTRDHELAPQEVMKAKEGVERFQRKRHCDKHSKYELEFYCESCKALICTACTIVDHRPGKDHNSVELAIIAQKNKETMQGLLQDIDPRLREIQASIKEVDRKLSKLIPSKEAASDQAKAYFRQLVDILRKRENEILSQIDEQCRVDGKALQTKKEAIEFELAGLTSAQTFCQQVVEHGSDVHILEVGNQVQTRVEALLTKQMDMESNWSEFQFVENTVVVDFVKEVKDLGGVETKVDVSKCTVVVRPAVQDFPCVAVLTTMNKERLPSTTNSKAVTVNMKDPFGTNLPTQVQMKTGGKWEISYVPKVKGKHRLEVKVNSQQVAGSPFDMTVQGRNIPALTIGRQGSVVGQLGSPVGVAVDKGGNIAVVEQGNKRVQIFNPNTGHSLRSFPVEGERPYSIDVDSDGRFLVTSYGVNYGVRCYSKEGELLNAFKPNCMKSALGVTVLKDGRMVVVDNSQHSCLLLQPDGSLFREIGKEQLQKPMFIAVDESRDLLFVTDFGAHKVFMFDLEGKFKFSFGEKGQGKGQLQSPTGITLDQACNVIVVNHGDGRVQVFGPDGTFIQTVATVNGRYPYGVALTPDGYIAVACYSGHCIELYRYC, from the coding sequence ATGGCGAGTAAGATTGAAGGTTCGGCTGACTTTGACGACCAGTTTCTGACATGCCCGGTCTGTATGCTGCACTTCCGGGACCCCAGAATTCTGCCATGTCTGCACACATTTTGTAAGGAGTGTCTGGAGGAATGGGCGACAAAACAACAGCCGCTGGAGTGTCCAACCTGCCGCACACAGGTCAGTCTACCAGACCAAGGTGTGAACGGACTCAGGACCAACTTCTACGTCAACAACCTGTTGGACTTCGCGGCGGCCAAGAAAGGGGCGGAGCCAGGTGTGCCGTGCCAGGTGTGCGAGGGAGGGCAAGGTGAGGCCAAGGCGTGGTGTGCGGATTGTGCTGTGTTACTGTGTGAGTCTTGTACCGCCATGCACCACAAGATTCCGGGTACGAGAGATCATGAACTGGCTCCACAAGAAGTTATGAAGGCAAAAGAGGGAGTGGAGAGATTTCAGCGTAAAAGGCACTGTGACAAGCACAGCAAGTATGAACTTGAGTTCTACTGTGAGAGCTGCAAGGCATTAATTTGCACAGCGTGCACCATAGTTGACCACCGACCAGGCAAAGATCACAATTCGGTAGAACTCGCCATCATCGCTCAGAAGAATAAAGAAACAATGCAGGGACTGCTACAAGATATCGACCCACGCTTGAGGGAAATACAAGCATCTATCAAGGAAGTTGACAGGAAACTGTCAAAGTTAATCCCCTCTAAAGAAGCAGCCTCAGACCAAGCCAAGGCGTATTTCCGCCAACTTGTTGACATACTGCGCAAAcgtgaaaatgaaattttgagcCAGATTGACGAACAGTGTCGAGTCGACGGCAAAGCTCTACAGACAAAGAAGGAAGCGATAGAGTTTGAGTTGGCCGGACTGACGAGCGCACAAACGTTCTGTCAACAAGTTGTAGAACACGGAAGTGACGTGCACATTCTGGAGGTGGGAAACCAAGTCCAAACAAGGGTAGAGGCTCTGCTGACAAAACAGATGGACATGGAGTCAAACTGGAGCGAGTTTCAGTTCGTCGAGAACACGGTTGTCGTGGACTTTGTGAAAGAAGTTAAAGATTTGGGTGGGGTTGAAACAAAGGTCGACGTTTCGAAGTGCACAGTTGTTGTAAGGCCGGCCGTCCAGGATTTTCCGTGTGTTGCCGTACTGACGACAATGAACAAAGAAAGGCTTCCGAGCACTACTAACAGTAAAGCCGTCACGGTCAACATGAAGGACCCGTTTGGAACAAACCTACCGACGCAAGTACAGATGAAGACCGGGGGAAAGTGGGAGATCTCGTACGTACCAAAGGTCAAGGGAAAACATAGGTTAGAGGTCAAGGTGAACTCGCAACAGGTGGCAGGAAGTCCGTTTGATATGACTGTGCAGGGTAGGAACATACCTGCGTTAACTATCGGACGACAGGGTAGTGTGGTGGGGCAGCTGGGGTCGCCGGTAGGTGTCGCGGTTGATAAGGGCGGTAACATTGCAGTGGTGGAGCAGGGAAACAAGCGAGTTCAGATATTCAATCCAAACACAGGTCACTCTCTGCGCAGCTTCCCCGTTGAAGGTGAGAGGCCATACAGTATTGATGTGGACTCAGACGGAAGATTTCTGGTGACGTCGTACGGTGTAAACTACGGAGTAAGATGCTACTCAAAGGAAGGCGAACTTTTGAACGCGTTCAAGCCTAACTGCATGAAATCTGCACTCGGGGTGACAGTTCTGAAGGACGGCCGCATGGTGGTGGTGGACAACTCTCAACATTCCTGTCTCCTCCTGCAGCCTGACGGGAGCCTCTTCCGGGAGATCGGTAAGGAACAGCTGCAGAAGCCAATGTTCATAGCGGTGGATGAGTCACGTGACCTTCTCTTTGTCACCGATTTCGGTGCTCATAAAGTGTTTATGTTTGACCTTGAGGGGAAGTTCAAGTTCAGTTTTGGCGAGAAGGGTCAGGGCAAGGGACAGCTCCAAAGTCCGACAGGGATAACGTTAGACCAGGCCTGTAACGTCATTGTAGTAAACCATGGTGACGGCCGTGTGCAGGTGTTCGGGCCAGACGGAACGTTCATTCAGACTGTGGCGACAGTTAATGGACGGTACCCTTACGGAGTCGCTCTGACTCCCGACGGTTACATAGCTGTGGCGTGTTATTCGGGACATTGTATAGAACTGTACAGGTACTGctga